The genomic segment TTTCAGGGGGTCCTGCTCTCACGCAGCTCCACGGGTGCAGGTTTCTTCATGCTCGGTCAACTGCCCACAGACGGCCCACCGCCTACCACGATGCGCTATTCCCCCGAGCTTTCGGGCCGCGTGGAGATCCGCGAAGCATTCTTCCCTGAGTCCCAGGGTTTCGTGCACATCCCAGGCGGGGAATTTCAGATGGGCAATGCCTACAATGAAGGCAATACCCATGAACGGCCCGTGCATCCTGTCTATGTGAGCCCCTTCTACATCCAGGCCAAGGAAACCACCAAGTCCCAGTGGGATGTGGTGTATAAGTGGGCCCTGAAGCATGGTTACACCTTCGACAACGCCGGCGTGGGCCGCGCGGCCAACCATCCGGTCGTTTATGTCAACTGGTATGACGCCGTGAAATGGTGCAATGCCCGCAGTGAAATGGAAGGGCTGACCCCCTGCTACCGCGTGAGGAATAACTCGGGCCCAGACACTGTGTACCGCACAGGTCAGGTGAGCGATACACTCAGCTACGTGGTCTGGCTGGCGAATGGCTACCGCCTGCCGACGGAAGCTGAGTGGGAAAAAGCCGCCCGTGGGGGGCCGGAAGGAAGGCGCTTTCCGTTTGGGGATTTCATTGATTTCAGCCTCGCCAATTATTACGCCTTCCCTGGAAATGGGACTTTTGACCTGGCTGAAAAGGAAGGTTTCCACCCGGTGTTTGGCTACAACGTGGCTTACCGGGCGCCGTATCTGGGCACAAGTCCGGTGGGCTCATTTTTTGCCAACGGCTACGGCCTGTATGACGTGATCGGCAATGCCAGCGAGCACTGCTGGGACGTCTTCAAAAGCAACGCCTACAGCGCGCAAGGTCCCTTCAATGACCCTCGCGGCCCAGATTCCAGTTGGGATAAAAACCCACGTGTTCTTCGCGGAGGTAACTTCTCCTCCAATGACCGCGTGTCGAGCCGCGGGCAAGCGGACCAAGACTTCACCTACAATTACATCGGCTTCCGCACGGTGAGATACCTGCAAGGCGAGGATAACTAAAAGAACTTTTAGAAAAGGGGTGGCTTTGATTTTTTTCAAAGCCACCCCTTTTTGTTTGCCCGCGAAGCCGCGCTGGGGGGGCGAGGGGTTTTCCATCTGCAAGTTTCCATAGTGGCCAGCCGAGTGCTCATGAGCTGCACTCCCATGGGTGACGGGGGGATGAAGTCTATCTGGGTGAAATGGACTCCTGGATTTGCGAGGGCGGGGTAGGGCCTCATGATTTTTGGGGAATCGCCTTCGCTAGCTTGGGCGTAAAAGCCTGAGTTTATGCAGTATAAAATTTACTATTTAGGATAAGATCTTAAATTTTATAGTGCATTAACTTTTTCTGAGCCTGCTAGTAATCTTCCATTTATAGCAGAGTAATACTTATCTGGTAAGGAAAATTAACTTGGCGAACTCTGCCTTTTTGAGGGGCTCAGCACCAGTTGTTTTCTGCTCTCCCTTTTGAGTTTTTAAGGCTGGTTCTTCGCAAATCTACCTGCGGCTCATTTCGCATCGAATTATGAAATTTCCCTCTTTCTGCCCTTTCTCACTGCCGGCGTGCTGCCCTTTTGGGCGGCCAAATCTCTGCGCTGCAAACGCTCACTGAATGCCTTGGGCTGAAACTAGAAAACTTTATGAACATGTCCCTGCTTGCTTTTCTTCCCCGTTTGACACGCCAGAAGCTGTCTCCCTGCGGTGTCTCTGCCCCCCAGCTCCAGGCCATTGAACTACGGCGGTGGAGAGCGATGATCCATCTGCCGGTCTTTTTAGCGGTCTTATTACCCCTGAGTCTCCAGGCCTACGTCGTTTCAGGCACCTACACGGGCAATGGAACGAGCCAGACGGTGTCTCTTGGTTTCCAGCCGAGTGTCGTGATCGTTAAAGACGGCACTTCAGGGATCACGACGCCTGCGGCGACGCCGATGCAGATCCGCACATCCACGATGAGTCTAACCAAAGATATGGGGCAAAGCACTGCCAGTTCCACCACCGGGACGGACCGCATCACGGCCTTCACAGCGACGGGATTCACGGTGGGGGCAAGCCTGCACGTGAATAACAACGGGCGTACTTTTCATTACTTGGCCTTGAGCACGACGCCGGGAGAGATTGTGGTGGGCACCTACACTGGCAACGGAGTGGACAACCGCAACATCACTGGACTGGGCTTTCAGCCGGACATGGTGATGACGATGTATGAGGGCACCGCGAATGCCGTCTTTCGCACAGTGGACATGCCTACCGATAAGTGCCTGCCATGGCTGGATGGGCCGGTGCTTAACGGTTTGCAAAGCTTCGTGGCGGATGGTTTCCAGGTGGGAACAGATGCCTCCGTGAATACCAATGGGACGGGTTATCACTACATCGCCTGCAAACATGTGACGGGCAAATTCATCACGGGCACCTACATCGGCAACAACCTGGATCGTAACATCACGGGTCTAGGTTTTCAGCCAGAGGCGGTCTTCATTCGCCTCATGAAAGACGCAGCACCGCAACCGACGGGGGGGGTGAAATTTGGCTCGACTGGCACAGGCAACTCGACGTTGCTGACGACCGCGACCAACAGCACCACGAACGTGATCACGAGTCTGCTGGCCGATGGGTTCGGGCTGAGTGGAGCCTCTAACCGTGTGAATTGGGATACCTACCCCAATTATTATTTCGCTTTTGAAAGGGAGGAGGCGGGCTCTGTCGTGGTCCCCACAGTGGCCTCGCCGACGAGCACGGCGGTGACGAGCAATAGCGCGACTCTCGGGGGCAGCATCACGGCCACGGGTGGGGCAAATGCCACGGCACGCGGGGTGGTGTATGCGCTGACTTCCCAGAATCCGAATCCGGAGATCGGTGGCGCGAATGTCACCGTGCTCACAGAGAGCGGCAGCTTCAGCACCGGGGCCTTCACGCGGAATGCCACCAGCCTGGCCGCGAGCAGTGGCTACAGCTACAAAGCCTACGCCACGAACAGCGCCGGCACCAGCTACAGCAGCGTGGGCACCTTCACCACCACAGCCGCTACGGCCACGATCATCTTCAACGCCTCCACGGGCATCTCCGGCTCGGTGGTGACGGATGGCCAAGGTGGCTCCAACGATGTATCAAACATCGCGCTGCAGTTTTCCGCCAAAGGGGCGGATGGGACGACGGACCTGCCGATGACTTACGAGCCCAATATCTATCCGGGGGCGAATGGCATCGCTGGGGGCTACAACAGCAGCAGCATCCAGTCGGTCTTCAAAATCAAAAGCTCTTCCACGGCCACCAACTTCACGATGAGTTCGATCTTCATCGTGGACTACGGTGGCGTGGCGGGGGATCTGCTGAGAATTGAGGCCTTTGACGATGGGGTGAGCGCGGGCTTCATCACTTATCAAGTCTCCGGTGCTCCGTGGTATGCCACGGTGGATCTGGCTGGACTGGGGGGAACGAAGTTCGTGGACATTGATGAAGTGCGCATCACGGGAAATGGCGGCGTCAATATGTACATCGCGGTGAACAATGTCACGATCTCAGGCGTCACCACTTCGGCCTCCACGACCACGGTTTCTTCTCTGGTACGGGCGAATGCGACGCCGAGCAATCTCAACACGGTGAACTGGACGCTCACCTTTGGCAGTGCCGTGACCGGGGTAACCGCCAGCAATTTCACCCTCGGCGGCACCAGCACCGGGGCTGCGGTGGGAACACCGAGCACGGCCAATGCGGGCCTGAGCTGGACGGTGCCCGTGACCACGGGCACGGATGGCACGCTGCTCCTGCGCTTGGACAATGATGCGGGCATCTCGTCCGATGTCACCACCACGCTGCCTTTTGTGGGTGAAACCTACACCGTGGATAAAACCGCGCCAGATACCAGCATCACAGCAAACCCGGCACTGCTGACGACCAGCACCAGTGCCAGCTTCAGCTTCACGGGCAGCGATGCAGGCAGTGGGGTGGCCAGTTATCAGGTGAAGCTGGATACCGCCAGTTTCGCCACAGGCACGAGCCCGACTGCCTACACCAGCCTGGCAGATGGCAGCCACACCTTCCAGGTGCGGGCGGTGGATGCGGCGGGCAATGTGGATGCCAGCCCGGCGAGCTACACGTGGAATTCCTCCGCCCCCATCACACCGGAGCCCGTGCCCACCACGCTGGGGGATGTCGTCTCGGCAGGCTCTGCACCGGGGGAAGATGGCAGCACGAACATCGGCGACTTTGGCGTCTTGCGCCGGGGTGGCTTCCTGGCGGAAAATGGGCACCTCGCCTTCCCAGGCACGCTGGAGATCGGCACGGGGAGCCCGGCGGTGACTTTGGCCAGTTCCTCAGGTCTGTGGAAGACGGCAGGGGGAAATTTATTTCTGCTCGCCCGCAGTGGCACCACGGTGCCGGATGTGGCAGCCGCTCAGTTTTCCACCTTGCCAGAGGTCCCAGGCATCAGCGCCGGGGGACATGTGAGTTTCCTGGGCACGCTGAACATCGGCACGGGCGGAGTGACCGCAGACAATGACACGGGCCTGTGGAGCGAGCTGGGCGGCACGGGACTGAATCTGCTGCTGCGTGAGGATGATGATGTGCCAGGCCTGGCCGGGGTGAAGGTGGCCAAATTTGCCTCCGGTGCCTACGCCACCGCCACCACGGGAGCCAGCACCGGGCAGGCCGCTTTCTCCGTGACCTACAAAGGCAGCAGCACTAAAACGGCGCTGCTGCGTGCCAGCATCAGCGGCGCGGTGACCACCATCAGCGTCATCGCTACGGAGGGTGAAGACGCCCCCGGAACGGCGGTGGACTTCGCCAACCTGGCGGGCAGCTACTCCGACCCCGGCCGCATGGATAGCACGGGGAACTTTGTCTTTTCCGCCATCACCACTCCCGGCAACAAAGAAGGCCTGTGGTATCAAACTGTGGCAGGAACGACCACGAAGGTGATCTTTTCCGGCGAGACCGCACCGGGCACCTCCGGAGCCACTTTCCTGAAAGTGTATCGCCCATCCATCGGCAGCGGGGGCATCATCGCCTTCCGTGCCTCTTTGAATGCCAATGGGGACAACAGCACCAGCACCCGCAATGACGGCATCTGGCGGGGAGATGCGGCCAACCCGGCTAGCCTGACCTGCATCCTGCGGCGGGGTGATGACAGCAGCGTGGTCTCCAACCTCCCCGTGGGAACCCGCGTGGGCAATCCCTGGGGCGGCTGGCTGACCCCTAGCAACCGTGGGGCCTGGAAAGCCTGGCTGGACACGAATGGCGACTTTACCAGCGCCGCACCGACGGATCGCCACGCCATCTACACTGACCTCTCCGGTGCCATGCAGCTCGCGGTGACCGTGAATGATGCCGCACCTGGCACGGCAGGGGCGACCTTCAGCGGCTTTGACCTCCCGGTGGTGGGTGGGGACAATCAGTACGCTTTCATCGGCAACCTCGCCGGCGGCGATACCGTGCCAGAGAATAACCAAGGCCTGTGGAAAAGTGCCCCGAATGGGGGCGCACTCACCCTAGCCCTGCGAAAAGGCGATGCCGTGGCCACGAGCGAAGGCAGCAAGACAGTCAGCAAGATTGACCTGCCAGGTTCTCTCCAGACGGACCGCCGCTGGGAACAGCCTGTCATGGATAACACCGGGCGCATGGTGGTTTACATCACCTTCACGGATGGCAGCACCAGCCAGATCATCGTGCCGTAAGACCTTGATCCCTAGCCGTCGGCATTTGCCCCCCCGAAGAGGAAATTCTAGGGGGAGGAATGCGACGGCGCGGCGGGTGTGAGTGACGGGCGGATGGCAGCGCGTGCAAGGCTACTCCCCCCATGCCATACGTTTTTCCTGCGGAACTTTTCCGGCTTACTCAGCATCGGGCCGCTGGCCGATGGTGGCGGGGATTTCAGCCGGTTCACCGCCACGGACGATGGTCAGTTTCACCTCCGTCCCGGGGGCGAAGGCGCGGATGAGCTTGAGCAAATCTCCGGGAGTGCGGAAGGTGCGGCCATTGAGGGCGGTGATGACGTCTCCCACCACGAGGCCGGCGCGGGCAGCGGGGGACTGCGGGTCCAGATCCGTGATGTAGGCCCCGAGGGTAACGACCCCGCCCAAGGTGGCCTCCACGCGCACGGGCTCGGCATTCAGTTCCAGGCCCAGGTAGCCCATGCCTGCGACGGCGGCGGGCCCGCCCTTGGCCTGGGTGCGGATGGCTTCCACCACCATTTTGGCATCGTTCGCAGGCACGGCCAGGCCCACGCCCTGCCAGGCGCGCACGTTTTCATCGCCCCGGTAGATGGCCACGTTGATGCCGATGATCTGGCCGAAGATGTTCACCAGCGGGCCGCCGGAGTTGCCCGGGTTGATGACTGTATCGGTCTGTAAGTAGTCCAGTTGGCTGTCGCTGAGGTGGCGATCTCGGGCGCTGATGATGCCCTGGGTCACGGTGCCGCTGAGACCAAAGGGATTTCCCACGGCAAAGACGAGCTGCCCCACGCGGGCTTCGTCGGAATTGGCAAAGGCCAGGGCAGGAAAGTCCTTTTTGCCGCCTTCGATCTTCAAAAGTGCGATGTCGCGCTCGCGATGCGCCCCCAGCACCCGGGCGGGGTACTGCTGGTTATCATTCGTGGTCACGATGACCTCGCTCACATCGGCGATGACGTGGTAGTTCGTCACCACGTGGCCCTCTTTAGAAATGATGGCCCCGGAGCCCAGGCCGGGGATGATCTGCGCGCGGCCACTGACCAGGCCGAAGAATGGGTGCCAGGCTGTCTGCCCCCGGCGCACGGTCTTGGTGGTCACACTGACCACGCTGGGCAGCACGGCGGCGGAGAGTTTGGAAAACTCGTCATTCATCGCGCTCAGCACCTTCACGTCTCCCAGGTCCAGCTT from the Prosthecobacter dejongeii genome contains:
- a CDS encoding beta strand repeat-containing protein translates to MSLLAFLPRLTRQKLSPCGVSAPQLQAIELRRWRAMIHLPVFLAVLLPLSLQAYVVSGTYTGNGTSQTVSLGFQPSVVIVKDGTSGITTPAATPMQIRTSTMSLTKDMGQSTASSTTGTDRITAFTATGFTVGASLHVNNNGRTFHYLALSTTPGEIVVGTYTGNGVDNRNITGLGFQPDMVMTMYEGTANAVFRTVDMPTDKCLPWLDGPVLNGLQSFVADGFQVGTDASVNTNGTGYHYIACKHVTGKFITGTYIGNNLDRNITGLGFQPEAVFIRLMKDAAPQPTGGVKFGSTGTGNSTLLTTATNSTTNVITSLLADGFGLSGASNRVNWDTYPNYYFAFEREEAGSVVVPTVASPTSTAVTSNSATLGGSITATGGANATARGVVYALTSQNPNPEIGGANVTVLTESGSFSTGAFTRNATSLAASSGYSYKAYATNSAGTSYSSVGTFTTTAATATIIFNASTGISGSVVTDGQGGSNDVSNIALQFSAKGADGTTDLPMTYEPNIYPGANGIAGGYNSSSIQSVFKIKSSSTATNFTMSSIFIVDYGGVAGDLLRIEAFDDGVSAGFITYQVSGAPWYATVDLAGLGGTKFVDIDEVRITGNGGVNMYIAVNNVTISGVTTSASTTTVSSLVRANATPSNLNTVNWTLTFGSAVTGVTASNFTLGGTSTGAAVGTPSTANAGLSWTVPVTTGTDGTLLLRLDNDAGISSDVTTTLPFVGETYTVDKTAPDTSITANPALLTTSTSASFSFTGSDAGSGVASYQVKLDTASFATGTSPTAYTSLADGSHTFQVRAVDAAGNVDASPASYTWNSSAPITPEPVPTTLGDVVSAGSAPGEDGSTNIGDFGVLRRGGFLAENGHLAFPGTLEIGTGSPAVTLASSSGLWKTAGGNLFLLARSGTTVPDVAAAQFSTLPEVPGISAGGHVSFLGTLNIGTGGVTADNDTGLWSELGGTGLNLLLREDDDVPGLAGVKVAKFASGAYATATTGASTGQAAFSVTYKGSSTKTALLRASISGAVTTISVIATEGEDAPGTAVDFANLAGSYSDPGRMDSTGNFVFSAITTPGNKEGLWYQTVAGTTTKVIFSGETAPGTSGATFLKVYRPSIGSGGIIAFRASLNANGDNSTSTRNDGIWRGDAANPASLTCILRRGDDSSVVSNLPVGTRVGNPWGGWLTPSNRGAWKAWLDTNGDFTSAAPTDRHAIYTDLSGAMQLAVTVNDAAPGTAGATFSGFDLPVVGGDNQYAFIGNLAGGDTVPENNQGLWKSAPNGGALTLALRKGDAVATSEGSKTVSKIDLPGSLQTDRRWEQPVMDNTGRMVVYITFTDGSTSQIIVP
- a CDS encoding S1C family serine protease; translated protein: METLRRLVFAITVFLVATLVFSIWRRGEDGYGLLNYLRGERPAAAAAGSSEAAFTAPTAPKLDLGDVKVLSAMNDEFSKLSAAVLPSVVSVTTKTVRRGQTAWHPFFGLVSGRAQIIPGLGSGAIISKEGHVVTNYHVIADVSEVIVTTNDNQQYPARVLGAHRERDIALLKIEGGKKDFPALAFANSDEARVGQLVFAVGNPFGLSGTVTQGIISARDRHLSDSQLDYLQTDTVINPGNSGGPLVNIFGQIIGINVAIYRGDENVRAWQGVGLAVPANDAKMVVEAIRTQAKGGPAAVAGMGYLGLELNAEPVRVEATLGGVVTLGAYITDLDPQSPAARAGLVVGDVITALNGRTFRTPGDLLKLIRAFAPGTEVKLTIVRGGEPAEIPATIGQRPDAE